Proteins found in one Oreochromis niloticus isolate F11D_XX linkage group LG22, O_niloticus_UMD_NMBU, whole genome shotgun sequence genomic segment:
- the psmb9a gene encoding proteasome subunit beta type-9 codes for MFEETGPEWLSEEVKTGTTIIAIEFDGGVVLGSDSRVSAGASVVNRVMNKLSPLHDKIYCALSGSAADAQTIAEIVNYQLDVHSIEIGEDPQVRSAATLVRNISYKYKEELSAHLIVAGWDRRDGGQVFATMKGLLTRQPFAVGGSGSSYVYGFVDAEYRRGMRKEECQQFVVNTLSLAMNRDGSSGGVAYIVTIDEHGTEEKVVLGNQLPTFFDQ; via the exons ATGTTTGAAGAAACGGGCCCAGAGTGGCTGTCCGAGGAGGTGAAAACAGGA ACAACCATTATCGCCATAGAGTTTGATGGAGGGGTCGTGCTGGGGTCTGACTCCCGAGTGTCTGCTGG GGCATCAGTGGTGAACAGAGTGATGAACAAACTGTCTCCCCTCCATGATAAGATCTACTGTGCTCTGTCAGGATCTGCAGCAGACGCTCAGACTATCGCTGAGATAGTCAACTACCAGCTGGATGTGCACAG CATTGAGATAGGTGAGGATCCTCAGGTTCGCTCAGCTGCCACTCTTGTGAGAAACATCTCATACAAGTACAAAGAGGAGCtgtcagcacacctgattgtagCCGGCTGGGACAGAAGAGATGGAGGGCAG GTGTTTGCAACTATGAAAGGACTCCTGACACGTCAGCCGTTTGCAGTCGGCGGCTCTGGCAGCTCGTATGTTTACGGGTTTGTTGATGCTGAATATCGCAGAGGCATGAGAAAGGAGGAGTGCCAGCAGTTTGTTGTCAACA CTCTCTCTTTGGCAATGAACCGTGATGGCTCCAGCGGAGGTGTGGCCTACATCGTCACCATTGATGAACACGGCACAGAGGAGAAAGTTGTTCTAGGAAATCAGTTACCCACCTTCTTTGATCAGTGA
- the psmb12 gene encoding proteasome 20S subunit beta 12 — protein MEKHCTDSRVKGVSTGTTILAAIFDGGVVIGSDSRASMGGEYVSSKTINKVIQVHDRIFCCMAGSLADAQAVIKAAKFHLSFHSVQMESPPQVIAAASVLKDLCYKNKDELQAGFLTAGWDKKNGPQVYVVSLGGMLISQQVTIGGSGSTYIYGYVDAKYKPNMTKEECLQFATNALALAMGRDNVSGGVAHLVVITEKGVEHVVVPGDKLPKFHDE, from the exons ATGGAGAAACACTGCACGGACTCACGAGTCAAAGGAGTCAGCACGGGG ACCACCATCCTGGCTGCTATTTTTGATGGAGGGGTCGTTATCGGGTCAGACTCCAGGGCATCAATGGGAGG AGAGTATGTTTCGTCTAAGACcatcaacaaggtgattcagGTCCACGACCGGATCTTCTGCTGCATGGCTGGTTCACTCGCAGATGCTCAGGCCGTCATCAAGGCTGCAAAGTTCCACCTGTCCTTCCACAG TGTCCAGATGGAGAGTCCTCCTCAGGTGATCGCAGCAGCATCCGTGTTGAAGGATTTGTGCTACAAAAACAAAGACGAGCTGCAGGCCGGCTTCCTGACAGCAGGCTGGGACAAGAAGAACGGACCACAG GTGTACGTGGTGTCTTTGGGCGGGATGTTGATCAGTCAGCAGGTTACTATTGGTGGCTCAGGGAGTACGTACATCTATGGCTATGTTGATGCTAAATACAAACCCAACATGACAAAAGAGGAATGCCTGCAATTTGCCACTAATG CTCTCGCTCTGGCCATGGGCAGAGACAACGTCAGCGGGGGTGTCGCTCACCTGGTGGTGATAACCGAAAAGGGGGTGGAGCATGTGGTTGTACCTGGTGACAAACTGCCCAAGTTCCATGATGAGTGA